The genomic stretch GGTCTCAAATGGGATTTGGACAAAAAGGAATTAACTTTCCCAGGATTTAATTCCTGCTTCAATAGAACTAATTCAGAAAATGTTGCCATTCATATCATAAAAGGCACAGCTCTATTGTTGTTATATACATCACTCATAGTAGATGCCGGCCTAAATTAAAGAATTTTAATTACTCGCAGTATGCTAGAGCAAAAATTTAAATTACTCCCAAAAACAACTTCTGGAGATCACCATATTTATCAACTATACCAGGTCTTGTGACCACAAGGTAATCGAAAGCTGGCTTCAATCTATGCTGATTTAATCTGAAAATTTCTCGAAAAACTCGTTTCAGGCGATTCCTGTAGATCGCATCGC from Puniceicoccales bacterium encodes the following:
- the rnpA gene encoding ribonuclease P protein component encodes the protein MRLFRSQRIRKASDFEAFRSVRHYFNCGMFFIKTVARSDPSGRPRFAIVVSKKVGDAIYRNRLKRVFREIFRLNQHRLKPAFDYLVVTRPGIVDKYGDLQKLFLGVI